atgtgtctctgtgtctcttctaGGTGTTTGActgtctgcagcacagagagctgaatgtgacTGTGCTGTCAGATAGCTCTGTGGCTGATTACAAGGCAGCAGATTATTTGTGCACTAGCTCTGCTCCCTTCCTACGCTCTCTCCACACTGCTAATTTCAGTGGTCAGCCTGTCTGCCAGTCGCTGGAGCAGCCCAACATAATTACTGGACTTCCAGCTGCAGGTACTACTGTTGTATACATTCGGTTTCACTAATGGAGGTGTCTCGACTTCTCAATCTCACATTACCTGGGGGTCCTTTTGGgggttttctcttttccttttttcctctatcacacacgcaaacacacacagaacactaTAGACACTTCAAAGCTGCACATCTAATTTGTcatgctgctgtgtgcagtTGCATATGTGGTCTACATAGTATGGAAAAACATAAGTTTGTACCAAGCACAATCACAAACTTATCTTCCTAATGAATttaataataagataaaataatgCAGCTGCCTGTTATTTCAGATCTTTCTAATTTTCAGACAGAATTAAACCTAAGTAAACTAGCTAGTGTTCAGAAGAAAAAGTGACCAGTTTAGCTCAGATTTAATTAGATGTTAAGTTGGTACCTGATATTACTCAATAATATTAAACTGATATGATCAATGATTCATCAGTTTGAGTTGAATTTATGCTAACAATGACAAAATTCTGGCAAGTTTAACATCAGACTGACTCTGCACTGTATCCGGTTAGAGTTAGCTTCACGGACCAGACAGACTGAGCTTTTAAGGTGATAAACTTATCGCCTTAACAACATTATAGTGTGCTTAAAAGTTTTAAACACATAATCTTCACTATAAATCCAGCTTTAGCCAggtttgattttcttctttccctgTTGGTGTGTCCTTGAGCGAGACACCGAGCCGAACCCCAAATTGCtactgatgtgtgtatgtggggaaAAACTGTAAGTGGCTTTGGACGAAAGCATCTGCCAACTGAATGAAATGTAGCAGCATTAGGCTCCTCTCCACTCGCTGCGAACACATAGTCTTGCATCCTGATTTGGTCATTTTAGTATTGGTGCACTTAAGGACATTGACAGTCCAAACAAACAGATGCATCATCAGAATAAAGAAGTTGAACCTTGGTCGCTGAGGACTGACGGGTTACACGCCTCATGTCAAACTGTCCAGTCTTCATCGATTCTCATTTTGTCATTGTGTAGTGGTCGTGTAACCTTTCATCCTTCTTTTTTGTGCTGTTTCATCAGTACTGAACCACTGCCAGGTCCACCGCATCTCCACTGTTGTTTACCAGTGTTACAGTGATGTCATGGGCCCTGACTCTGTCACCATGGAGACCTACAAGCCGGCACTAAGCAAACTTGGAAAGTCCGTACAGGTGAGCTGCTTTGTTGAAAGGTCAGAGTGGTCGGAAATGAAGGAGAGAGCAGATGCTCATTTAAAGTTTGACAGATATCGAAAGTGAATGAAAGATGCACACAGTGGCCAACATCTTTAAAGAACTGGCAGCACTGAGTTGCACTTCTAGCTGAACTGCAGGCGATGACGTTACTGCAGGTTCTGACAGCTGATGGGTATAAGATGAGCTGCTTGTTCCAGAAGTATTTTTCCCTGTTCTGTTTTTCCACTTCATGTTTATCTTTAAACAATGTCCTTTATTTTaccaaagacagaaacacaaattattttctctgtcagtttgaAATGGTGGACAGTTTTAAATACCACAGTACCCATGAGTCACGGTCCAGTGCAGTGAAGAATCCAGTCGGAGGGGGCattcaaaacagcagcaaattcAGATCACTTCATTGTCCAATTTGTGAAGAACATATTCTGCTTCAGTTGCTGGATTAACCCAAAATGAACCCAGGACTcagattgttttcatttttctcagcagaTGTATTTTTATGGTCCACTTGCCATAAGCAGTGAAATGAATGTTTCTTGGCACCTTGGGAGTCACAGTTAAACTTCTCCCATGAAGTTTGTACCTCTGACTTTTTATCAAGCACCCAGATATTTCAAATGCACTTTACTGCGAGTTGATCATAGTGATCGAGTTCTCCAACAGTGAGTCATGTCACGTTGACTGGGGGGAAAATGGCCATTCATTCATCTACTTTTACTTTCACATCAGAGCTTGAGGTGTGGCTAGAATTGCAACAAGCTTTTCCACTAATCGTTTGCCATGCCCATTTCCCCTCTGCACTTGATATTTCTTAGCAGCTTGGGAGTCACGAGTGGCCACTTAATGAGCGAGAAGTTATGGCCTGGGGAGGAAATGGCTTTCTTAGCAAATGAGGCAACTTGTAATCAGATGAGTTAGAAGggtttaaaacacaaaaatacaatttaGAACTAAATCTGTTGGTATCTATTGATGCACGCTCTTGCAGCCACCCAACGTATACGGGTCAGTAAATGCATCTTGCCTTTACATCACAGTCCACTTCCACCGTCTAATATGTTGATGGGGAAGTGATTGTGATCTTAATGTGGCCTTAAATCACTGTTACAACGTACCTGATGTGTTTCCCTGCTATTCtgattttgaacattttaatcccctgcatctctttctctcctcagctggATTCATCTCCGAGCACAGACGTCCTCCGCAAGTTTGTCAAACCCACCGACATTCAGAGTAATCTTTATATCTGAAAATGAGCATGTTGCACACTGAGCGGtgaaatttatttctattttcctGTGGTAAAGtactgtcattttttaaataaagaaattaattaaacaaaGCTGTTGTTTGTCACTGGTTTAATGATTTACTTACTGTTGTCCTGTCATTAATAAGGCATTACATTATTTTCTAAAGTGAAGGCAGTTACAATTGGCATGTACCATTTTGCTGTTCTGATTTGTGGTTTACAAATTTATGAATGAATCAAATTCATATTGAGAGGGAACTTCAGTGTGCATGCATCATACATACCTCTGTAAAACTTTCCCCTCTTCTCCCCACAGATTTTTCCTTCCAAAATACCAGATTAACAAGTTGTCACGTGAGTTAAtgaacaagaacacacacagatattctaAAATGGTTCATGCTGGGCAAAAATAGTTGCAATGAAATATTGTACCATCTGTTTACATTCCGCTGATTTCTGAGAAAAAGAtgtacttttgttttctgtggacGGCAGTGTCGGCCCACCACTTTGGTgtactggatggattgctatgaaattcAGTACTGATGTTCCTGGTCCCGTCATGATAAACTGTATCAACTTTGACAATCCTGACTTTTCACGTAGCTCCACCAACAGAtcaaaattttgaaatttggtTTAAGATTAAAtaccttcaaaataaactttaatgtatttattttaccatGTCCTTCACTCAGGAAGATACTTCTTTGCCAGACTAACATCTTGTCACCTAAGTGACAGAAATCTGTTGATATTACATATTCTTCTTACTGTCAACAGATCAATAAGCTGATTCTGCTAAAGAGTACTGTCTGTGTTGGCCAAGAACTGATatattttattcctctgtgctgtaGAGCTCTGTTGTCGTCCACaagctgttaaaaacacatcagtgagacaCACCATTATATTGGCTGACAAGCTTTGCCGCATTTTGAGTCAGTCCCAAAAACACCATCTTGCTGCTATAAATACTTGCTAGAGcataaaatgtgtattaatctgcGGCTGAAAGTAGTCCCCGGCAAATTCACTGCTCACTCCTGTTTGAGTGATATTTGCTACAGTGTCCAGCTGCTCAGACAAATATGGCAAAAAAGATACTACATACTGCAAATGGGCTGGGGGTCATAAGTCAGAAAGTGTTAAGAGATGCATCAACATgatgtttttggtcttttcatgggatttgttgtcAAAGtccccaaaacaaaaacatagaataataccagctgtattttttttagaatgacCCACATTTGGAAGATCCTGCCTCTGGTGTTACATTTAAATTATGGCTTTATTTATCACTGATATGCAGGAGGCATAAACATTCTCGCCCAATGAAGCTGATTGAttggtttttcaaaatgtctcctCTTGTCCTAGTGGGGGCAGTAATGCGCCAGTGAACTGTTTGGCAAACACGAGAGAGTAGAAGAAGACGAAGTGAACGAAACTCAAACACACCTGTTGGTGTTTACTGTGCATAAACAAATGCTacaggattattattattctccgTTTCTTCGTGTTTAATCAGTATGCGTATAGCGTGCACAATACTGTCGACCTAACCGAGAGTTTATTTTTAGCTGTGAATTAGCGGCACTTTACGTGAGCTTGGATAGCGAGGCTAGCTATGAGTGCTAGCCGTGTTTTAGCTTCGACAAACGGCAGAAACAGAGTTTCAGTCAGCCGTAGCAGGGAGCATCGAGCTTCCAGAGCTAACACGGTGCTGGCTGAGAGGAACCCGGCGGTGGTGGCGGTGGGAGCCTGGGTGGAGGACGGACAAGACTTCCTGGAGCACCCGTCTGTAAGTTTTAACGCTAATGACCAAAGCTAGATTGGATTGCGTTTGCCAGGCACTTCAGAGACCGTTACTGGAGATGACCAGACGGCCTGTAGATTTGGGAGACGGagtttcattcagttttacccttgtgttttgttgacatgGGATTTTATAGTTcccagtgctgtgtgtgctaaACACATAATAAGGTATTTTTATAGTATTGCTTGTCAAACTTGAGGTAATTTTAGCTACCTTGCATATTGTTGAGTAGTTTAATCTGTACTAATGTATCAGGTTTTATAAACTCATAATGTTTTTTATATAAAATCTTTTTCTGCAAAGAAGTCAGATAAATGTAttagaataaaaacacaatctggAGCTGAATCAAGAAGtaacaaaaaaggaaatagTCAAGTATATGTTCTCTAAAGTTGGACCTAAGTTCAGTAACTGAAAAGGTACTTTAGTCAGTCCTTGTGAGTTTATATTTGGGATCTGAAATTATAAATTTATCATGACACCCTCATGTATCAATCTGTACAGCCAGCTGAAATgtgttgcactttttttttgtcaacttATAGCTCTCAGGTGAAAATGCAGGCAGGTTGAAGGGGCTTATTCTGCAAAGTGATGTGAATTCAGACTGGGGGTTGTTCCTTAAGTCGTCCAAGCAGTCTTCACTTGTCTTGGTTTAGGCTCAGGCTTTGTTAACGGAGGAGCTCCAggcagaaaggaggagggagaatgaAGAGAGCCTTCGACGATTTCAAGATGAAGTGCGCCACCGTGTGGCACGGCAAGCCCAGGTCTTCAAGaagagacagcagcttcacacagAACCAGTGGTAACGATTACATTATTTTAACTGATAGTGAAGTATTAATGACATATTTTCAAAAGATTATTAATTGGAGAAGGCTGACTTGATTGTCAGgtttttttattaactttttctgttgttgactCTGTGATTGATGCCCTCAttgtaaaactgtgtttttaggTCCAGGTGAAAACTGAGAGGGGAAAGCCACAACAACAGCATCGAGTCTGGACCCAGCATGTGCCTGCTTGTGAGAAGGTCATGTCTGAGGGAGATGCCGCACCACATAGGGTGATTGAGGGGAGCTCTCAGGAGGTGAGAGGGAATTACATAGTATTGTCACCAAAGTAATctcatgttttgtttactgttttgatgTGTGCATCCTCCACGAAACTGTACTGAATAGATACTTGGTTTAATCAAGTTAAtccttttttctgtcattgatTTTAATTGTAACTAATTGGTGGCCACATGCTTACCAGCACATACCTCTTTtgtactttatatttttttaatctttgtggCAGTAGTTTGGGGAAGCACTGTTCCTTTGTCAACGTGACAGTGCCCCCATGCACAAATGCAggtccatgaaaaaaaaaaaagcttttcccaGTTTGATGTGAAAGAACTTGACTTGTTGACACAAAggcctgacctcaaccccatccaGCACCTCTGGGATAAACTGGAATGTCGACTGTCAAACAGGCCTTATCGCCCAACATCATTCTCTGACCTCACTTGTGCTTTGGTgtctgaatgggagcaaatccttgaaacaaaattcaaaagtattatagaaagacagaaaccaCTAGAGGTGAAGATGTTTTTGCAGCAGATTAAGGCCCATGGTTTGAGAAGGATATGTTTAGCAGTCATATGTAGGTGAAATTTGCTGATGACAAAAAATTGCAGCTAAGAAATGTCAAAGATATATTTGAGCCAATTAGAAACAGTATTTGTGTTGCATaatttgtccaccagagagtgCAGTACatattagtttattttttaaataaccaAACTTAAAAGATATTTGATTTGAGTTATGAGGTTATTTTAATAACTGAATATCAGGTGATGTTATTGGATTTTTAAAACTGCAACATAGCAGAATTGTTACCAACTTCAAAAATCTGGTATTGTGAAACTCTGGAGGGTGTGTTGTTTTTGGCAGTGAGAATAATTTCATTGTTTCCTTGCGTGAGTGATAACATAATGTGACAGTGATTAATCTCGAGGATTATTTATTTCCACGATTTTCCAGTCTAGTGAAGGCATGAGGCAGATCAGACTCAGGCTGGCTGCCTGTCGGATGATCCCGCATGGGGAAATGACGTCAGATCTTCCTGGAGGCAAATGGAATATCTCTCCAAACAGACAtgtgagtgtttctgtctcatGCTTGTTcctcttttaaaaatgtatactTCCCATAATTATGTGTGTTCTTGCATATTCAGGGTAcaataaaaaatcattttcctctgcacctAACAGAAAGCTGATTCTCATGTgctgagagcagagcaggaagtggaagaagaagaggaggatgttcagggagaggaggaagaagaagaaggagttGATCACTTCTTCACCAGTCAACATGAATGTCCCCTGGTTCAGCAGAAGGTTAATGAATAACTACAGAGACACCTTTCACTCTGTGGGCCATGTTGGTGGcttttttaattcatattttctttaaaaactcaTATCGGATGCATAACGTTATTTCCACAGAATAAGTTTACGATTAAATTCAATCATATAGCAGTGACTGCAGTTCCATAAACTGCAGATGAAGAATCTGTATAAGATAGAGTAAAAGGCTGCCcatgttctgtatttttgtttgtgtcaacaaatctcacaacaaaaacaaaaccaacaaggTGTTAGCCTCTTAATACTTTCAGACCTCAGTATGTTTATGTATGTCTGTGATGCTCAGCTCCAAGCCCTCTGGTTCTTACTGAAGATATAAAGTCTGTAAACAgctcacaaatatatagttttatttttgataaagGCGCAGTAATTTTCTGGAACTGCTGGGCACTGTcatttttagcaaacattactcaaaccGTAGCAAATAGCATATTTGTTGGGGACGTTCTTAACCATAAGTTAGATGTGTTGAGTGAGTATTTGCAGCAGCAGGATAGCTTGTGTTGGATTGACTCAAAATAAGCTACAGTGTGGGTTCATAGTTGTGAAGGAACATGTAACCTAGTGCAGTACAACAGTGTGgtgcactgatgtgtttttttttttttaattgtttttgtacATCAGTGGAGCTCAGCAGTACAGAGGAATAAGCTATATCCAGATTTGGATACATAGACCATACTTGTTACTAGACTCAGCTCTTTCATGTGATTAGTTGTTAATATAGAATATTACCAGACTTATTCTTTAACATAAAGTGGTGAGCTTTACGTTTGTCATCAGTCAAAACCTCCTGACTCTGTTctgactgtgcatgtgtttcaggTGAGTGGACGTGTGCTGTGGGATACTGACAAATCACAGCCTGATCCTGGTTTCAAGTCCAACCCCAGAGTCCCACAGGTGCTGTGGCCTCTGGCCAACCAAGACGAACAGAAAAGACAGGTAGACATCGGACATATGCATGAACCGTTGACTTTACTTGTTTGAACTCTTGTCAAACCGCATGTTACAAACAGCACGTTTCTCTCTGCAGCGTCAGTCTCAGTTCCTGATGCACCGCCGTCAGTTCATGAACATTGAGAGGGAGCAAGTGAAGGAGAACAAGCAGCACAGGAAACACCTGAAGAGAACGGCAAGGTAACGAGACTGCAGTATTTTCTTTGTATCACTTCCTCTTATTAATGTGGCTGTGACATTTATGTTTAAAGTGACCAAGCAACAAGTGATCAAACAACAATCCTCTGTAGCTTTGAATGATGgctgtcaaatgtttttttagaaGAACAGCAGCATGAATTCAGCCAAAATATGGCCCAGtactttgtttctgtgtggtgATATCACCTTTCTTGAAGCTCCACCTAAGGCAGTTTATTCAGCCATATTTTAGCTACATAAATATCCTGTTTGAAACATGTTGAATATACAGACTAGCTAAAATACTTGCATATCAGTGAACATCTCCCTTCAAATGTGCCTGTTCTCGCTGAAGGattaaagcagagaaagaacagattcgtctggaggaagagagaaagttGGAGAGAGTTCGGCAGCTCGCAGAGGCCAGacagaagctggaggagagagagctgcTGATTGTGGAACGACTGAAGctcgaggaggaggaga
This genomic stretch from Toxotes jaculatrix isolate fToxJac2 chromosome 12, fToxJac2.pri, whole genome shotgun sequence harbors:
- the ccdc15 gene encoding coiled-coil domain-containing protein 15; the protein is MSASRVLASTNGRNRVSVSRSREHRASRANTVLAERNPAVVAVGAWVEDGQDFLEHPSAQALLTEELQAERRRENEESLRRFQDEVRHRVARQAQVFKKRQQLHTEPVVQVKTERGKPQQQHRVWTQHVPACEKVMSEGDAAPHRVIEGSSQESSEGMRQIRLRLAACRMIPHGEMTSDLPGGKWNISPNRHKADSHVLRAEQEVEEEEEDVQGEEEEEEGVDHFFTSQHECPLVQQKVSGRVLWDTDKSQPDPGFKSNPRVPQVLWPLANQDEQKRQRQSQFLMHRRQFMNIEREQVKENKQHRKHLKRTARIKAEKEQIRLEEERKLERVRQLAEARQKLEERELLIVERLKLEEEERAVELQRRKKEEKGKVAARFIEALRAQMKERLSQEKLELPPLCCCASSFWESHPSTCANNCVFYNNPKAYAQALHSTMLSLDLR